A window of the Polaribacter sp. HaHaR_3_91 genome harbors these coding sequences:
- the lpxB gene encoding lipid-A-disaccharide synthase, giving the protein MKYYIIAGEASGDLHGSNLMKALYKEDANADIRFWGGDLMQNVGGTLVSHYKERAFMGFFEVIMNLSKVLGFIKICKKDIAQFKPDVLILIDNSGFNLRVAKWAKEQGFKTNYYISPQVWASRASRVKGIKRDIDKMFVILPFEKEFYEKYDYNVTFVGHPLIDGIAGRKQVKEAAFRKEYNLTDKPIIALLPGSRKQEITKMLSVMLSLIDDFSEYQFVIGGAPSQDFSFYQSIIGDRKVSFINNKTYDLLSISYAAIVGSGTATLETALFKVPQVVCYKGGTISYQIAKRIITLKFISLVNLIMDREVVKELIQNDFNKQNLKIELTKILDDTYREKFFLEYFELEKKLGGKGASEKVAKQIVSDLRKGDN; this is encoded by the coding sequence ATGAAATATTACATAATTGCTGGTGAAGCTTCAGGAGATTTACATGGCTCTAACCTAATGAAAGCATTGTATAAAGAAGATGCAAATGCAGACATTCGGTTTTGGGGTGGAGATCTAATGCAAAATGTTGGCGGAACTTTGGTTAGTCATTATAAAGAAAGAGCTTTTATGGGCTTTTTTGAAGTTATAATGAATCTTTCTAAAGTATTGGGTTTTATTAAAATTTGCAAAAAAGATATTGCCCAATTTAAGCCAGATGTACTTATTTTAATTGATAACTCTGGGTTTAATTTACGTGTTGCTAAATGGGCAAAAGAGCAAGGTTTTAAAACCAATTATTATATTTCTCCACAAGTTTGGGCAAGTAGAGCAAGTAGAGTAAAAGGTATTAAAAGAGATATCGATAAAATGTTTGTAATCCTTCCTTTCGAAAAAGAATTTTATGAAAAATACGACTATAATGTAACTTTTGTTGGACATCCTTTAATTGACGGAATTGCAGGTAGAAAACAAGTAAAAGAAGCTGCTTTTAGAAAAGAATATAACTTAACAGACAAACCTATTATTGCTTTGTTACCCGGAAGTAGAAAGCAAGAAATAACCAAAATGCTCTCTGTAATGTTGTCTTTAATTGATGATTTTTCTGAGTATCAGTTTGTAATTGGTGGGGCTCCAAGTCAAGATTTTAGTTTTTATCAAAGTATTATTGGTGATCGTAAAGTTTCTTTTATCAACAATAAAACGTACGATTTATTAAGTATTTCTTACGCAGCAATTGTTGGGTCTGGCACTGCAACTTTAGAAACTGCTTTGTTTAAAGTGCCGCAAGTGGTTTGTTATAAAGGCGGAACAATCTCTTATCAGATTGCAAAAAGAATAATCACTTTAAAATTTATTTCTTTGGTAAATTTAATCATGGATAGAGAAGTGGTTAAAGAATTAATTCAGAATGATTTTAATAAGCAGAATTTAAAAATTGAATTGACCAAGATTTTAGATGATACCTATCGAGAAAAATTCTTTTTAGAATACTTTGAATTAGAAAAGAAATTGGGAGGTAAAGGTGCTTCAGAAAAAGTAGCGAAACAAATTGTAAGTGATTTAAGAAAAGGAGATAACTAA
- a CDS encoding n-acetylglutamate synthase — protein sequence MNYNNKKFRVVQNADNGETSKETIFTYKQKGTILTSEYKGGQIVKGHLIGLVDEHGNIEMRYHQVNLKGELMTGICYSKPEIEVNGKITLYENWTWTSGDKTSGMSVLEEV from the coding sequence ATGAACTATAATAATAAAAAGTTTAGAGTTGTTCAAAATGCTGATAATGGTGAAACTTCAAAAGAAACCATTTTTACATACAAGCAAAAAGGTACTATTTTAACGTCTGAATATAAAGGCGGGCAAATAGTTAAAGGTCATTTAATTGGTCTTGTAGATGAGCATGGGAATATAGAAATGCGTTATCATCAAGTAAATCTTAAAGGAGAATTAATGACAGGTATTTGTTATTCTAAACCTGAAATAGAGGTTAACGGAAAAATTACTCTCTATGAAAATTGGACGTGGACTTCTGGTGATAAAACAAGTGGAATGTCCGTTTTAGAAGAAGTTTAA
- a CDS encoding C40 family peptidase: MKKWSFLIVVISLLLSSCSSTKTVVKKTPKPITKADKIVANALEYKGVRYKFGGTTNRGMDCSGVVYVAFGNENVQLPRISRDMAKRGDEIALSKVKKGDLLFFKTSKNRRGNINHVGLVVSHLKGQIKFVHATTSRGVIVSALSEKYWKNAFVKATTIL; this comes from the coding sequence ATGAAGAAATGGAGTTTTTTAATAGTTGTAATTTCTTTATTATTAAGTTCTTGTTCATCCACTAAAACGGTTGTTAAAAAGACACCAAAACCAATTACTAAGGCGGATAAAATAGTAGCAAATGCCTTAGAATATAAAGGTGTTCGTTACAAATTTGGAGGAACTACCAATAGAGGGATGGATTGCTCTGGAGTGGTATATGTTGCCTTTGGAAACGAAAACGTACAATTGCCAAGAATCTCTAGAGATATGGCAAAGAGAGGTGATGAAATTGCTTTAAGTAAAGTTAAAAAAGGTGATTTATTGTTCTTTAAAACAAGTAAAAACAGACGAGGAAATATCAATCATGTTGGCTTGGTGGTTTCCCATTTAAAAGGACAAATTAAGTTTGTACACGCCACTACTTCTAGAGGTGTAATTGTTTCTGCACTATCAGAAAAATACTGGAAAAATGCCTTCGTAAAAGCAACAACAATCTTGTAA
- a CDS encoding ComEC/Rec2 family competence protein, which translates to MVGLSVLFFLIKHKVLRTCTALVLFFCIGVSAVYVSDDRNYDSYYQYHLKDNSKVVLQIHKILKPGNYYQKYEAAIINVDDLKTTGTILLNVKNDSSVNSLQIDDQLFLKPTLKELIPPLNPHQFNYKSYLAKQGIHHQLFVDTNQFLKLRTQSTTLFGLSAKFRNQIQEALQKYHFKKNELAVINALLLGQRQDISKELIVDYQRAGAIHILAVSGLHIGVILLILSFIFKPVERIKYGKFIKTLIIVSLLWMFAFIAGLSASVVRAVTMFTFLAIGLSFQRKKVVEFSFISSMLFLLLIKPMFLFDVGFQLSYLAVFGILWTQPKLYAIWKPKFKFVDFFWQLFTVSIAAQIGILPLSIYYFQQFPGLFLASNLVIIPFLGAILIGGILVIITSLLNILPQVLANIYGMIISWMNGFVSWVSLQEEFLFKEISISFVTMLFWYVFLFLGVSFLIKKSSKNLIYFLVSIVLLQTVFLFETKENKSKEELIVFHKSRFSVIGKRVGRQLFLQHDIDSMRFKNENSIKTYRVSEGIDEVKEFNFKNFLQFSKKDILLIDSLGIYTISGMREPIVVLQYSPKINLSRLIKTIKPSQIIADGSNYKSSVNRWEETCLKHQIPFHYTGQNGAFIID; encoded by the coding sequence TTGGTAGGTTTATCTGTTTTATTTTTTCTGATAAAACATAAGGTTTTAAGAACATGTACTGCTCTTGTTTTATTCTTTTGTATTGGTGTTTCGGCTGTTTATGTGAGTGATGACAGAAATTATGATTCATATTATCAATATCATTTAAAAGACAATTCTAAGGTTGTTTTACAGATTCATAAAATATTAAAACCTGGTAATTATTACCAAAAATATGAGGCTGCTATTATTAATGTTGATGATCTGAAAACTACAGGAACAATACTTCTAAATGTTAAGAATGATAGTAGTGTAAATTCGTTACAAATTGATGATCAGTTATTCTTAAAACCTACTTTAAAAGAGTTAATTCCGCCTTTAAATCCGCATCAATTTAACTATAAGTCTTATTTAGCAAAACAAGGTATTCATCATCAATTATTTGTGGATACAAATCAGTTTTTAAAGCTTCGTACTCAGTCAACCACTTTATTTGGTTTGTCGGCGAAATTTAGAAATCAAATTCAGGAAGCATTACAGAAATACCATTTTAAGAAAAATGAATTAGCGGTTATTAATGCACTTTTGTTGGGGCAACGACAAGATATTTCTAAAGAATTGATTGTAGATTATCAAAGAGCAGGAGCAATCCATATTTTGGCAGTTTCTGGTTTACACATTGGTGTTATTCTATTGATTTTATCTTTCATTTTTAAACCTGTTGAAAGAATTAAGTACGGAAAGTTTATAAAAACACTTATTATTGTTTCTTTACTTTGGATGTTCGCATTTATCGCAGGTCTTTCTGCGTCTGTAGTTAGAGCGGTTACCATGTTTACTTTTTTAGCTATTGGGTTGTCTTTTCAAAGAAAAAAGGTAGTAGAGTTTTCCTTTATTTCTTCCATGCTTTTTTTACTATTGATAAAACCTATGTTTCTTTTTGATGTTGGTTTTCAACTCAGTTATTTAGCAGTTTTTGGTATTCTTTGGACACAGCCTAAATTGTATGCAATATGGAAACCTAAGTTTAAATTTGTCGATTTTTTCTGGCAATTGTTTACCGTTTCAATAGCAGCCCAAATAGGAATATTGCCTTTAAGTATTTATTATTTTCAACAATTTCCAGGGTTATTTTTGGCCTCAAACTTAGTTATCATTCCTTTTTTAGGGGCAATTTTAATCGGAGGGATTTTAGTCATTATTACATCACTTTTAAATATTCTACCTCAGGTTTTGGCAAATATCTATGGAATGATTATTTCTTGGATGAATGGTTTTGTAAGTTGGGTTTCTCTTCAAGAAGAATTCTTATTTAAAGAAATTTCCATTTCATTTGTTACGATGTTGTTTTGGTATGTATTCTTGTTTTTAGGAGTTTCATTCTTAATCAAAAAATCATCTAAAAATTTGATTTACTTTTTAGTTTCAATAGTACTTTTACAAACTGTTTTTCTATTTGAAACGAAAGAAAATAAATCGAAAGAAGAATTGATTGTGTTTCATAAAAGTAGATTTTCTGTGATTGGAAAGAGAGTAGGAAGACAACTCTTTTTGCAACACGACATAGATAGTATGAGGTTTAAGAATGAAAATAGTATTAAAACGTACCGAGTTTCAGAAGGTATTGATGAGGTTAAGGAATTCAATTTTAAGAACTTTCTTCAATTTTCTAAAAAGGATATTTTACTGATTGATAGTTTGGGGATTTATACGATTTCTGGAATGAGGGAACCAATTGTAGTTTTGCAATATTCGCCAAAAATAAATTTATCAAGATTGATAAAAACAATAAAACCATCACAAATTATTGCTGATGGTTCTAATTATAAGAGTAGTGTAAATCGTTGGGAAGAGACTTGTTTAAAACATCAAATCCCATTTCATTATACAGGTCAAAATGGAGCGTTTATCATTGATTAA
- a CDS encoding DUF255 domain-containing protein — MKKLILLIAVCLFCINTNGQENIKWLDFEEAIELNKANPKPILVDIYTDWCGYCKKMDLNTYSNKTIGDYINKNFYAVKLDGEGKKDIVFNDHTFKFQKEGRRGYHQLAASLMDGKLSYPTTLFLSEDVQLLDKIPGYLDKEIMEKILVYFSREVYKTKKWEDFNTDFKSSLK; from the coding sequence ATGAAAAAACTGATATTACTTATTGCTGTTTGCCTATTTTGTATAAATACAAATGGACAAGAAAATATTAAATGGCTTGATTTTGAAGAAGCTATCGAATTAAACAAAGCAAATCCTAAACCTATTTTAGTTGATATTTACACAGATTGGTGTGGCTATTGTAAAAAAATGGATTTAAACACTTACTCTAACAAAACCATTGGTGATTATATAAATAAAAACTTTTACGCTGTTAAACTAGACGGAGAAGGTAAAAAAGACATTGTTTTTAATGATCATACATTTAAATTTCAAAAAGAAGGTAGACGTGGCTATCACCAATTAGCAGCTTCTTTAATGGATGGAAAATTATCGTATCCAACTACCCTCTTTTTGTCGGAAGATGTACAGTTATTAGATAAAATCCCTGGTTATTTAGACAAAGAAATTATGGAAAAAATATTAGTCTATTTTTCTAGAGAAGTATACAAAACTAAAAAATGGGAAGACTTTAATACCGATTTTAAAAGCAGTTTAAAATAA
- a CDS encoding peptide MFS transporter — protein MNTAKYRFEGSEMNNKLLLGHPAGLFILFFTEMWERFSYYGMRALLVIFLISSLTDGGWAWSREDALSLYGTYTMLVYFTPIIGGILADRFLGYRNAVVIGALLMTLGHAAMAFDTPWALYVGIGLLIAGNGFFKPNITSIINGVYKNAQEKKDGAFTIFYMGVNAGAFLGIMLCGYVGETYGWHFGFGLAGIFMFFGMLQFYFAQSIFGNVGTKPSKIVDLSDAVASKDEKSYDDVPSNVQRDRYIVVGILAFFTIFFWAAFEQAGGSMTIFAKDYTNRVLEGSAANIFRIANTLLTVVPLMIITYVLISLFKITFKKYALSNLFLGISFAIIWIIVIIMLKNQFSEVSTEIPASWFGILNSFFIITFAPLFSKIWESKFNPPATVKFGVGLILLGLGFLVLAYGSASIPQGAQTASVSVIWLILAYLLHTLGELSLSPVGLSYVSKLVPGKMIAMMFGLWYIAVGMGNKLAGLMGGMIDEITTKYSMSTFFLIFTFVPIIAGLLIMSLTPLLKKLMHGVK, from the coding sequence ATGAATACAGCCAAATACAGATTTGAAGGTTCAGAAATGAACAATAAATTATTGCTAGGACACCCAGCAGGTTTATTTATTTTATTTTTCACAGAAATGTGGGAGCGTTTTTCATATTATGGAATGCGTGCATTATTAGTTATTTTTTTAATTTCATCATTAACTGATGGCGGTTGGGCTTGGAGTCGTGAAGATGCTTTAAGTTTATACGGTACCTACACAATGTTAGTTTACTTTACTCCTATTATTGGAGGTATTTTAGCCGATAGATTTTTAGGATACAGAAATGCAGTTGTTATAGGTGCTTTATTAATGACACTTGGACACGCAGCGATGGCATTCGATACTCCTTGGGCATTATATGTAGGTATTGGTTTACTAATTGCAGGAAATGGTTTCTTTAAACCTAATATTACTTCAATTATTAATGGTGTTTATAAAAACGCTCAAGAAAAAAAGGATGGTGCATTTACTATTTTTTATATGGGTGTAAATGCTGGTGCTTTTTTAGGTATTATGCTTTGTGGTTATGTAGGTGAAACTTATGGTTGGCATTTTGGTTTTGGTTTAGCTGGTATTTTTATGTTTTTCGGAATGTTACAATTCTATTTCGCTCAAAGCATTTTTGGTAATGTTGGTACAAAGCCAAGTAAAATTGTTGATTTATCTGATGCAGTTGCTAGTAAAGATGAAAAGAGTTATGACGATGTACCAAGCAATGTACAGAGAGACAGATATATTGTTGTTGGTATTTTAGCATTCTTTACTATTTTCTTTTGGGCTGCATTTGAGCAAGCCGGTGGTTCTATGACTATTTTTGCTAAAGATTATACCAATAGAGTATTAGAAGGTAGCGCTGCAAATATTTTTAGAATCGCAAATACACTACTTACTGTTGTTCCTTTAATGATTATTACCTATGTTTTAATTAGTTTATTTAAAATTACTTTTAAAAAATATGCATTATCTAATCTTTTCTTAGGAATCAGTTTTGCAATAATTTGGATCATAGTAATCATCATGTTAAAAAACCAGTTTAGTGAAGTTTCTACGGAAATACCTGCTTCTTGGTTTGGTATCTTAAATTCATTCTTTATTATAACATTTGCGCCATTATTTTCTAAAATATGGGAAAGTAAATTCAATCCACCTGCAACCGTAAAATTTGGTGTCGGATTAATATTATTAGGACTAGGGTTCTTAGTTTTGGCCTATGGTTCTGCAAGTATACCTCAAGGTGCACAAACAGCATCAGTAAGTGTTATTTGGCTTATTTTAGCCTATTTACTTCACACTTTAGGTGAATTAAGTTTATCTCCTGTAGGCTTGTCTTACGTTTCTAAACTAGTACCAGGAAAAATGATTGCTATGATGTTTGGTCTATGGTATATAGCTGTTGGTATGGGAAATAAATTAGCTGGTTTGATGGGAGGAATGATTGATGAAATAACAACGAAATACTCTATGAGTACCTTCTTTTTAATTTTCACTTTTGTACCTATCATTGCAGGTCTTTTAATTATGAGCTTAACGCCTTTATTAAAAAAACTAATGCACGGAGTAAAATAA
- a CDS encoding peptide MFS transporter, translated as MSNLIKEPHEKELFGHPVGLYVLFFVEMWERFSYYGMRAILTLYLAAPIIIGDPQSGFGWSNGETLSFYGTYTMFVYLTSIPGGWIADKFIGQKKAVMLGGILLCIGHGILAVEAQWAFFTGLLFIVIGVGFLKPNISTMVGGLYKQGDERRDKGFYVFYIGINLGAFLGAILVGAVAAKYGWHYGFGLAGIGMALGQIVYMYGLKYLGSVGNFIGNADSPDKELLKKPLTKIEKDRMLVMFLSFLIIIVFWGAFEQAGGLMSLYTEQKTNRILSFSLPLIGNEIPAAVFQSVNAFFIIVLGTAVGGFWYNWKKKGRESSSLFKMAIGVIIMAFGFFFMSKAASEVVMNGDEVAEKSAMIWLILAYLFHTIGELCASPVALSFITKLAPLKYASLMMGAYFAATGLGNKVAGFIGGLSEDAGDFEVFTGIAITCTIFGLLLIAILKPLKRLTHGAEDRQAIKNEETEGFELADN; from the coding sequence ATGAGTAATTTAATAAAAGAACCACACGAAAAAGAATTATTTGGGCATCCTGTAGGATTGTACGTATTATTTTTTGTTGAAATGTGGGAGCGTTTTTCATATTATGGAATGCGTGCAATTTTAACCTTATATCTTGCTGCTCCAATTATTATAGGAGATCCTCAATCTGGTTTTGGTTGGTCTAACGGAGAAACTTTATCTTTTTACGGAACATATACCATGTTTGTGTATTTAACTTCCATTCCTGGAGGCTGGATTGCAGATAAATTTATAGGACAGAAAAAAGCAGTAATGCTGGGAGGAATTTTACTATGTATTGGTCATGGAATTTTAGCCGTAGAAGCACAATGGGCATTCTTTACAGGACTTCTTTTTATTGTTATTGGTGTAGGTTTTTTAAAACCAAACATCTCTACAATGGTTGGTGGTTTGTACAAACAAGGAGATGAAAGAAGAGATAAAGGTTTTTATGTTTTCTATATAGGAATTAATTTGGGAGCTTTCTTAGGAGCTATTTTAGTTGGTGCAGTTGCCGCTAAATATGGCTGGCATTATGGTTTTGGTTTAGCAGGTATCGGTATGGCACTGGGACAAATTGTATATATGTATGGCTTAAAATATTTAGGTAGTGTTGGAAATTTTATCGGTAATGCAGATTCACCTGATAAAGAATTACTAAAAAAACCTTTAACAAAAATTGAAAAAGATAGAATGTTAGTAATGTTCTTATCTTTCTTAATTATTATTGTTTTTTGGGGTGCTTTTGAACAAGCCGGTGGGTTAATGAGTTTATATACAGAACAAAAAACAAATAGAATTTTATCTTTCTCTTTACCTTTAATTGGAAATGAAATTCCTGCAGCTGTTTTTCAATCTGTTAATGCCTTTTTTATTATTGTTTTAGGTACTGCAGTTGGTGGGTTTTGGTATAATTGGAAAAAGAAAGGAAGAGAATCTTCTTCTTTATTTAAGATGGCGATAGGTGTAATTATTATGGCTTTTGGTTTTTTCTTTATGAGTAAAGCTGCTTCTGAAGTAGTTATGAATGGAGATGAAGTAGCAGAAAAATCTGCAATGATTTGGTTAATATTAGCATACCTTTTTCATACTATTGGTGAGCTTTGTGCTTCTCCGGTTGCATTGTCTTTTATCACTAAGTTAGCACCGTTAAAATACGCTTCTCTAATGATGGGAGCATATTTTGCTGCAACTGGTTTAGGTAATAAAGTCGCAGGTTTTATTGGTGGACTTTCTGAAGATGCTGGAGATTTTGAAGTATTTACAGGAATCGCAATAACATGTACTATTTTTGGTTTATTATTAATTGCAATTCTAAAACCTCTAAAGAGGCTAACACATGGAGCTGAAGATAGGCAAGCAATTAAAAATGAAGAAACAGAAGGTTTCGAACTAGCTGATAATTAA
- a CDS encoding S9 family peptidase, giving the protein MRKGVSLTVILLLINCITFAQVNASKTSNKKNITLEEIWNGTFSADRMNSLNSMNGDYYAVLDFNRSSRSVTVDKYSYKTLEKVETIVNSADLKGLNSFSSYSFNNDETKLILGTNFQQIYRHSKKGTYYAYDIASKELTLIGEAIQEPVFSPDNKNVAYAKDNNIFIKNVASNKITQVTTDGKINEIINGITDWVYEEEFAFVRAFEWNKTGTHLAFLRFDETNVPTFSMDVVGTELYPTQQVFKYPKAGEKNADVTLHMYTLSSKNTETISLGDYEYIPRIKWSNDSDILVATTLNRHQNNLNLHKVNSQNATASLLLNETDKAYVDITDNLTFLADNSFIWTSEKDGYNHIYHYDFNGKLINQITKGDWEVTNYYGFNEKKKTIYYQSVENGSINRGVYSINIKGKKKQLLSNEDGQNTAAFSKNLNFFINTYSSAETPPIYSLYNSKGKMLKVIKDNVALKEKLSAYKMSPKEFSTININGNDLNMWMVKPLDFDETKKYPLLMFQYSGPGSQQVGNSWNASNDYWHNMLAQKGIIVVCIDGRGTGYKGADFKKVTQKELGKYEVEDQIAAAKKLVERSYIDNNNVGIWGWSYGGFMSTNCILKGNDIFTTAIAVAPVTSWRFYDSVYTERYMQTPQENASGYDDNSPFNYADKLKGNYLLVHGTGDDNVHVQNSYRMINSLIEANKQFDMFIVPDRAHGIYKGRNTRLNLFTKMTNFIDENLNTKSTK; this is encoded by the coding sequence ATGAGAAAAGGAGTCTCCCTTACAGTTATTTTACTATTAATTAACTGTATAACATTTGCACAAGTAAATGCAAGTAAAACATCAAACAAAAAAAACATAACATTAGAAGAAATCTGGAACGGAACATTTTCTGCAGATAGAATGAATTCTTTAAATTCTATGAATGGCGATTATTATGCTGTTTTAGATTTTAATAGATCATCTAGATCGGTTACTGTGGATAAATACAGTTACAAAACTTTAGAAAAAGTTGAAACAATTGTAAATAGTGCCGATTTAAAAGGTTTAAATAGTTTCTCTTCTTATAGTTTTAATAATGATGAAACCAAACTGATTTTAGGAACCAACTTCCAACAAATTTATCGTCATTCTAAAAAAGGAACCTATTATGCCTATGATATTGCTTCTAAAGAATTGACGTTGATTGGTGAGGCAATTCAAGAACCAGTTTTTTCTCCGGACAATAAAAATGTAGCGTATGCAAAAGACAATAACATTTTTATTAAAAATGTAGCTTCAAACAAAATTACTCAGGTAACAACGGATGGTAAAATAAATGAAATCATCAACGGAATTACAGATTGGGTCTATGAAGAAGAATTTGCTTTTGTAAGAGCTTTTGAATGGAATAAAACAGGAACTCATTTAGCTTTTTTACGTTTTGATGAAACCAACGTTCCTACTTTTTCTATGGATGTTGTTGGTACAGAATTATACCCAACACAACAAGTTTTTAAGTATCCTAAAGCAGGTGAAAAAAATGCAGATGTTACTTTACACATGTATACGCTTTCATCTAAAAATACAGAAACAATTTCTTTAGGAGATTATGAATATATTCCTAGAATTAAATGGTCTAATGATTCAGATATTTTAGTTGCAACGACTTTAAACCGTCATCAAAATAACTTAAACCTACACAAAGTTAATTCTCAAAATGCTACTGCTTCTTTATTATTAAATGAAACTGATAAAGCGTATGTAGATATTACAGACAATCTTACTTTTTTAGCTGATAACAGTTTTATTTGGACAAGCGAAAAGGATGGTTACAACCATATTTATCATTATGATTTTAATGGTAAATTAATCAATCAAATTACAAAAGGAGATTGGGAAGTAACCAACTACTACGGTTTTAACGAAAAAAAGAAAACCATCTATTATCAATCTGTAGAAAACGGATCTATCAATAGAGGTGTGTATTCTATCAACATAAAAGGAAAAAAGAAACAGTTATTAAGTAATGAAGACGGTCAGAATACGGCTGCTTTTAGTAAAAACTTAAACTTTTTCATCAACACGTATTCTTCTGCAGAAACTCCTCCTATTTATTCTTTATATAATAGCAAAGGAAAAATGTTAAAGGTGATAAAAGATAATGTTGCTTTAAAAGAAAAATTATCCGCATATAAAATGAGTCCTAAAGAGTTTTCTACCATTAACATTAATGGAAACGACTTAAATATGTGGATGGTAAAACCTTTAGATTTTGATGAAACTAAAAAATACCCACTTTTAATGTTTCAATATTCTGGTCCTGGTTCTCAACAAGTTGGAAACTCTTGGAACGCAAGCAATGATTACTGGCACAATATGTTAGCGCAAAAAGGAATTATTGTAGTTTGTATTGATGGACGTGGAACGGGTTATAAAGGTGCCGATTTTAAAAAAGTAACTCAAAAAGAATTGGGTAAATATGAAGTTGAAGATCAAATAGCAGCAGCAAAAAAATTAGTAGAACGTTCTTATATAGACAATAATAATGTTGGTATTTGGGGATGGTCTTATGGTGGTTTTATGAGCACCAATTGTATTTTAAAAGGAAATGATATTTTTACCACAGCAATAGCAGTAGCTCCGGTTACTTCTTGGCGTTTTTACGATTCTGTTTATACAGAACGTTATATGCAAACTCCGCAAGAAAACGCAAGTGGTTATGATGATAATTCGCCATTTAATTATGCAGATAAATTAAAAGGAAACTACTTATTAGTTCACGGAACTGGTGATGATAATGTACATGTACAAAACTCTTACAGAATGATAAATTCTTTAATTGAAGCTAATAAACAATTTGATATGTTTATTGTACCAGACCGAGCACACGGAATTTATAAAGGAAGAAATACTCGTTTAAATTTGTTCACAAAAATGACTAACTTTATCGACGAAAATTTAAATACAAAATCAACTAAATAA
- a CDS encoding DUF1569 domain-containing protein yields MLSEEPNALKFNSVGEAIHDLFIQIDAFKVHFEIAKAENHPFFGELDYEYWQKFHVKHFTHHFKQFGLV; encoded by the coding sequence ATGTTGTCTGAAGAACCAAATGCCTTAAAATTTAATTCTGTAGGTGAAGCAATTCATGATTTATTCATTCAAATTGATGCTTTTAAAGTTCATTTTGAAATAGCCAAAGCTGAAAATCATCCGTTTTTTGGAGAGTTAGATTATGAGTATTGGCAGAAATTTCATGTAAAACATTTTACACATCATTTTAAACAATTTGGATTGGTATAA
- a CDS encoding GYDIA family GHMP kinase, whose translation MNFYSNGKLLLTGEYLVLDGAKSLAIPTKFGQNLSVEKIKEPQIIWGSFTHTGECWFEAVFDLKKLRLINCTFNSDKEGSGEVIAETLLDILKEAKNLNPDFLASENGFVVKTNLTFPRNWGLGTSSTLINSVASWAKVDAFQLLWNSFKGSGYDIACAQNDTPVFYQIENKEPVVEQVEFNPNFKENLFFVHLNQKQDSKEGIAKFRESNINFDKEIKRISEISEEFLTTKSLQEFEELIVEHEQIISSIIKLKTVKEKLFPDYFGSVKSLGAWGGDFVLVTGDASTPSYFKNKGFETILTYSQMVL comes from the coding sequence ATGAATTTTTATTCTAACGGAAAACTTTTATTAACAGGAGAATATCTTGTTTTAGATGGCGCAAAATCTTTGGCAATTCCAACTAAATTTGGACAAAATTTAAGTGTTGAGAAAATAAAAGAACCTCAAATTATTTGGGGAAGTTTTACACACACCGGAGAATGTTGGTTTGAGGCTGTTTTCGATTTAAAAAAACTACGTTTGATAAATTGTACTTTCAATTCCGATAAAGAAGGAAGTGGAGAGGTTATTGCAGAAACGTTGTTAGATATTTTAAAAGAAGCTAAAAACTTAAATCCAGATTTTTTAGCATCAGAAAACGGATTTGTTGTAAAAACAAACCTTACATTTCCAAGAAATTGGGGATTAGGAACTTCATCTACATTAATAAATTCTGTAGCATCTTGGGCAAAAGTAGATGCTTTTCAATTGCTTTGGAATTCCTTTAAAGGAAGTGGTTATGATATTGCTTGTGCACAAAACGATACGCCAGTTTTTTATCAAATAGAAAATAAAGAACCTGTTGTTGAGCAAGTGGAATTCAATCCGAATTTTAAAGAGAATTTGTTTTTTGTTCATTTAAATCAGAAGCAAGATTCTAAAGAAGGAATTGCAAAGTTCAGGGAGAGTAACATTAATTTTGATAAAGAAATAAAGAGAATTTCAGAAATTTCTGAGGAATTTTTAACTACAAAATCATTACAAGAATTTGAGGAATTAATAGTTGAACATGAACAAATTATCAGTTCAATTATAAAACTAAAAACAGTTAAAGAGAAGTTGTTTCCAGACTATTTTGGATCGGTAAAAAGTTTAGGTGCTTGGGGAGGAGATTTTGTTTTAGTAACAGGAGACGCATCAACACCAAGCTATTTTAAAAATAAAGGATTTGAAACCATATTGACTTACAGTCAGATGGTTTTATAA